The Vigna unguiculata cultivar IT97K-499-35 unplaced genomic scaffold, ASM411807v1 contig_626, whole genome shotgun sequence genome has a segment encoding these proteins:
- the LOC114172499 gene encoding GTP 3',8-cyclase, mitochondrial-like, producing MENPLILKCDVSSFYAANSIRQGLFGGHLNECATRALATTSCASVSEDLPKDNSVSDMLVDSFGRLHTYLRISVTERCNLRCQYCMPAEGVELTPSPQILTKTEILRLANLFVSSGVTKIRLTGGEPTVRKDIEDICLELSNLKGLRTLSMTTNGIALTRKLPRLKDCGLTSLNISVDTLVPAKFEFMTRRRGHEKVMNSINAAIDLGFNLVKVNCVVMRGFNDDEICDFVELTRDKPIDIRFIEFMPFDGNVWNVKKLVPYSEMLDTVLAVSMAEYGSGSCLLLD from the exons ATGGAAAACCCCCTCATT TTGAAATGTGATGTGAGTTCGTTCTATGCTGCCAATAGTATTCGTCAAGGTTTGTTCGGTGGACACTTGAATGAATGTGCCACAAGAGCTTTGGCCACTACATCTTGTGCTTCGGTGTCTGAAGATCTGCCAAAGGATAATTCCGTCTCTGATATGTTGGTAGATTCATTTGGAAGGCTTCACACATACTTGAGAATATCTGTAACAGAGAGGTGCAATTTAAGGTGTCAGTATTGTATGCCAGCAGAAGGTGTGGAACTCACTCCTAGCcctcaaattttgacaaaaactGAGATTCTACGATTGGCAAATCTGTTTGTAAGCTCTGGGGTAACTAAAATACGTTTGACGGGTGGGGAACCAACTGTTAGAAAGGATATTGAAGACATATGTTTGGAATTATCAAACTTGAAGGGACTGAGAACATTGTCCATGACTACCAATGGTATTGCTTTAACGAGAAAACTTCCAAGGCTGAAAGATTGTGGGCTTACTTCCCTCAACATTAGTGTAGACACTTTGGTACCTGCAAAGTTTGAGTTTATGACCAGACGCAGAGGgcatgaaaaagttatgaattcAATTAATGCTGCCATAGACCTTGGATTTAATCTAGTTAAG GTCAATTGTGTTGTAATGCGAGGATTCAATGATGATGAGATCTGTGATTTTGTTGAGCTGACCCGGGACAAGCCAATTGATATTCGCTTTATAGAGTTCATGCCTTTTGATGGGAATGTTTGGAATGTCAAGAAACTTGTACCCTACTCAGAAATGTTGGATACAGTG TTAGCTGTTTCAATGGCTGAGTATGGTTCTGGGAGTTGTTTACTTTTGGATTAG
- the LOC114172500 gene encoding uncharacterized protein LOC114172500, whose translation MQRQAAALEQQQLVMQQMEAVRAAAEDAHRQHMEAFRQLEENRLRGKTSLDAADQWLKDLERIFDAKMCPKESRLAFVVYMLKGEAEHWWVSMKSIMEERQEPVTWDVFRRKFLSEYFPDNVKYAKEVEFLQLAQGSKSVTEYAEKFKYLSCFYTMPLDEEWRCQKFENGLRGDLRLMVTPLSIKDFAALVEKARNRIQCYQCGGPHKRNVCPQLAGFKKCNNCGKEGHFGRDCPTLARTVMRPPVQAPTQNQQRHRGNRPQATDRVYAMTGAEAAGSGNLVIGHCLIVGKACCVLYDSGVTHYFVSNACVERLGLPVCELQCELAVSTPASGLVKTSSLCARCPVEVEGRRYKVNLICLPLPELEVILGMDWLSANRILIDCREKRLLFPNSKESELLSSQGVLKELRGGAQCFVIFTHLEVERGKMESAKPVVQEFGDVFPEEVSGLPPHREVEFSIDLVSGTGPVSMTPYRMAPTELVELKKQIEELMVKQFIQPSTSP comes from the exons ATGCAACGACAAGCGGCAGCGCTTGAACAGCAGCAGCTGGTGATGCAGCAAATGGAGGCTGTCAGGGCGGCTGCTGAAGATGCTCAcaggcagcatatggaggccttccgccagttggaggagaacagg CTTAGAGGCAAGACCAGTCTAGACGCAGCAGACCAGTGGCTGAAAGACCTGGAGAGGATATTTGATGCCAAGATGTGCCCAAAGGAGAGTAGACTGGCGTTCGTAGTGTACATGCTCAAGGGTGAGGCTGAGCACTGGTGGGTCAGCATGAAGTCTATTATGGAGGAGAGACAGGAGCCAGTTACTTGGGACGTCTTCAGGAGGAAGTTCCTCTCCGAGTACTTCCCTGACAACGTCAAATACGCTAAAGAGGTAGAATTTTTACAGTTGGCCCAGGGAAGCAAGTCGGTGACTGAGTATGCAGAAAAGTTCAAGTACCTCAGCTGTTTCTACACCATGCCACTAGACGAAGAGTGGCGATGCCAGAAGTTCGAGAACGGCCTCCGTGGAGACCTTCGTTTGATGGTGACACCGctatccatcaaggattttgccgcCTTGGTGGAGAAGGCAAGG AACAGGATTCAGTGCTACCAGTGTGGGGGACCGCACAAGAGGAATGTCTGCCCCCAGCTTGCAGGCTTCAAGAAGTGCAACAATTGTGGCAAGGAGGGCCACTTTGGGAGGGACTGCCCCACCCTTGCTAGAACAGTGATGCGACCTCCAGTACAGGCTCCTACACAGAACCAGCAAAGGcacagaggcaacaggcctcaggcgaccGACAGAGTGTACGCCATGACCGGAGCGGAGGCTGCAGgctcaggtaaccttgttatagGCCATTGTTTGATAGTTGGGAAAGCTTGTTGTGtgctatatgattctggagtgACACACTattttgtgtcaaatgcatgtgtggaacggttgggtctgccggtgtgcGAGCTacagtgtgagcttgcggtgtctaccccggcgtcgggtttggtcaaGACGTCATCCTTGTGTGCGAGgtgtccagtggaggtagagggacgcaggtacaaAGTGAACCtaatctgcctacctctacCGGAGTTGGAGGTAATcctagggatggattggctctctgccaatcgcattcttatAGATTGCCGAGAGAAGAGATTGTTATTCCCAAACTCGAAGGAGTCTGAGTTGTTATCATCCCAAGGGGTTCTGAAGGAACTGCGAGGTGGTGCACAATGCTTTGTGATCTTCACGCATCTAGAGGTGGAAAGAGGAAAGATGGAGTCTGCCAAACCAGTAGTGCAGGAGTTCGGGGATGTATTCCCAGAGGAAGTGTCAGGGCTACCTCCTCacagagaggtggagttctctattgatctagtATCGGGGACGGGTCCGGTGTCGATGACTCCATACCGCATGGCTCCAACAGAGTTGGTTGAACttaagaaacagatagaggaaCTGATGGTGAAGCAATTTATCCAACCCAGCACTTCGCCTtag